In Mercenaria mercenaria strain notata chromosome 13, MADL_Memer_1, whole genome shotgun sequence, a single window of DNA contains:
- the LOC128547670 gene encoding beta-1,4-mannosyltransferase egh-like: MAEFRLETGFPFEKGHRRPTLSSKAKHACVILMLVAFVLGTILLNIYRWIPQAGICGQIIEFVSLIVGISPFFSVPVAIFNCIALILYNPFHQNAVSQPASVSIPFICFRIVTRGNIPGFVIKNAAYNRDLCLKFGLQRFVIEIVSDKAINCQEKDMIREIVVPKSYRTGNGSLYKARALNYCLEKHVNTYAGNDWIVHLDEETLLTEASLSGILHFTTEGSGDIGQGPINYASGQIIHNWVTTLADSMRLAIDYSLFRFQFAFLQRPVFGFKGSYIVIRNKVEMEVGLDNGPDGSIAEDCFFALKAWSSGYKFGFITGEMNEMSPFTLKDYILQRRRWFVGQVYCVLSKEIPVVNKLGISLSLLCCVLMPISLSNILFDIACPVQKPMLYCYLNGLIGGTFAFLYCFGTCISCAKRNWSGLRLIIVSICCIFIIPIAAAMESIAIYWGLFTIKSKEFFIVQKDFPNANERRGHVKVV, translated from the exons ATGGCGGAGTTTAGACTCGAGACAGGTTTTCCTTTTGAAAAAG GACACAGAAGACCAACACTAAGCTCTAAAGCGAAGCACGCCTGTGTGATTTTGATGCTGGTCGCCTTTGTCCTCGGCACCATACTCCTGAATATTTACCGATGGATACCTCAGGCAGGAATATGCGGTCAAATCATAGAATTTGTTTCTTTGATCGTAGGAATTTCACCCTTCTTTTCTGTTCCGGTGGCCATTTTTAACTGCATCGCATTAATTTTGTACAATCCATTCCACCAAAACGCAGTGTCCCAGCCAGCATCCGTATCTATTCCGTTCATCTGTTTCCGGATAGTTACGAGAGGTAATATCCCaggatttgtaataaaaaatgccGCATATAACAGAGATCTGTGTCTTAAATTTGGACTTCAGCGATTCGTTATTGAAATAGTGTCAGACAAGGCGATAAATTGTCAAGAAAAAGACATGATACGTGAAATTGTTGTTCCAAAGAGCTACCGTACTGGGAATGGAAGCTTGTATAAAGCTAGGGCACTAAATTACTGTTTAGAGAAACATGTGAATACTTATGCTGGAAATGACTGGATTGTACATCTGGACGAAGAAACACTACTGACCGAAGCGTCGTTGTCGGGAATTTTGCACTTCACAACAGAAGGAAGTGGTGATATCGGACAAGGACCGATAAATTATGCAAGTGGGCAGATCATACACAATTGGGTAACTACATTAGCTGACAGTATGAGATTGGCGATTGATTACTCGTTGTTCAGGTTTCAGTTTGCATTCCTACAAAGACCTGTATTTGGTTTCAAAGGATCATACATTGTTATCCGCAATAAGGTAGAAATGGAAGTTGGCCTTGACAATGGACCAGATGGAAGTATTGCCGAAGATTGCTTCTTTGCATTAAAAGCGTGGTCAAGCGGATATAAATTTGGGTTCATCACGGGGGAAATGAATGAAATGAGCCCGTTTACTTTAAAAGACTATATCCTTCAACGCCGGCGGTGGTTTGTAGGCCAAGTCTATTGTGTGCTTAGCAAAGAGATCCCTGTCGTTAATAAACTTGGGATCTCATTGTCACTCCTATGCTGTGTGCTTATGCCTATCAGCTTATCAAACATTCTCTTTGACATTGCTTGTCCAGTGCAAAAACCTATGCTATACTGCTACTTAAATGGTCTAATAGGTGGAACATTTgcttttctttattgttttggCACGTGTATTTCGTGTGCTAAACGGAACTGGTCTGGCCTTAGGCTAATTATTGTCAGTATCTGCTGTATTTTCATCATACCTATTGCTGCCGCGATGGAAAGTATAGCAATTTACTGGGGGTTATTCACCATAAAGTCTAAAGAATTCTTCATTGTACAGAAAGATTTTCCAAACGCAAACGAGCGAAGAGGCCACGTCAAAGTTGTGTAA